GATCAGCATGTCGATGTTGCGGCGCCACTCGTCCGGATCGAGCTCCGCGCCGTCCTCCATGCGCCACCGCATCGCGTGCTGCTGGATGTTCGACGTCTGCTCGATCTCGTACACCAGGGTGCCGGGGCCGAAGCGGTGCAACGTGCCCCCGGGGACGTAGATGGTCTGCCCGGCGCGCACGGGCAGCCGCCGCATCACCGTGTCGAAGTCGCCGCGCGACAGGGCCTCGCGGAGCGCGTCGGCGTCGACCCCCGGCTTGACGCCCGCGAGCGCGGTGGCCCCCGGCCGCGCGTCCAGGATGTGCCACGCCTCCGTCTTGCCGTTCGGCTGATCCTCCAGTCGCCGGGCCGTCTCGTCATCGGCGTGCAGGTGCACGGGCAGCGCACGGGTCGCGTCGATGAACTTGGTCAGCACCGGGAACCGGGCGCCGCGCCATCCGCGCCCCATCATCTCCTCGGGGTGCTCGGCGACCAGGCTCCGCAGCGACCGGCCCGCCAAGGGTCCCTCGTTCACCTCGGCCGCCTGCCCGTCGACGTCGCTGACCTCCCAGGTCTCGGCGACGCGTCCCGGCGGCAGGCCCGTCCGGCCCAGGCGCTCGGCGATCGCGTGCCCGCCGAACACGTGGGGCATGACCGGCGTGGTCAGCCTCAGCGGATACCAGTCCATGCCGTCCCCCCGGTTCACAGGATCGGGTTGCCGCCGGTCACCGGGATCCGGGCGCCCGACACGTAGCTGCCCTCGTCGCCGGCCAGCATCACGTAGACGGGGGCGAGTTCGGCGGGCTGCCCGGCGCGTCCCAGCGGAGTCTCCGACCCGAACGACTTCACCTGCTCGGGCGGCATGGTCGCCGGGATCAACGGTGTCCAGATCGGCCCGGGCGCGACGCTGTTGACCCGGATGCCCCGGGGCCCCAGCAACTGCGCGAGCGCGCCGACGAAGTTCGCGATGGCCGCCTTGGTGCAGTCGTAGGGGAGCAGCTTCGGCGGGGGCATGTCGGAGTTGATCGACGTGGTCGCGATGATGGACCCGCCCGCCTTCATGTGCGGCAGCGCCGCCTTGCACAGGTGGAACAGCGCGGAGATGTTCGTGGCGAACGTGTAGTCCCACTCCTCGTCGGGGATCTCCTCCAGCGAGTCGCGCGTCATCTGGTACGCCGCGTTGCTGACCAGCACGTCGATCCGACCGAACGCCCCCACGGCCTCGGCGATCACCTCACGGCAGTGCGCCGGCTCCGACAGGTCGCCGCGCACCAGGACGGCCTTGCGTCCGGCGTCCTCGACCAGCCGCGCGGTGTCCCGGGCGTCGTCGTCCTCGCTCAGGTAGGAGATCAGGACGTCGGCGCCCTCCCGCGCGTAGGCGATCGCGGCGGCGCGGCCGATCCCGCTGTCCCCGCCGGTGATGACGGTCGCCTTCCCGGTCAGCCGTCCCGAACCCCGGTAACTGTCCTCACCGCAGTCGGGACGCGGCGTCATCGCCGACTGCACCCCGGGCGGCCGCTGCTGTTGCGCGGGCTGGTTCACGATGACCTCCGTGACTCTGGTCTGCCCTCGGTCCCTCCGCTCACTACCCGTGACCTGGACCTTCATCGGCGGCCGGTCGTTCTTGGCCGGGATTTGAGGGTCGTGGGCGCGGTGGCGGTCGACGGGGACGCATGGACGCCGTGGCCGTGGAGATGATGGCCGCTGCCTGCGGTTCACGAGGAGGGCCGGGAGATGCAGCCGTACACGGCGACGCTGGCCGTTGTGGGACTGGGCGCTGCCGTGATCGCGGGGGCGTACGCGTTCGCCCGACTGGCGGCGTTCCCCGGGCCGGTGGGCGCCGGTCCGTTCCTGTCGGGCGCGCGGCCGGACGAGCACGCCGTGTCCCGGTATCACGTGCGCTGGTACGCCCTGACGATGGTCTTCCTCGCCTTCGACATGGAGATGATCTTCATGTTCCCGTGGGCGCTCGTCGTGGCGGAGGTGGGGACCGAGGCGGTCGTCGAGATGTTCGTCTTCCTCGGCCTGCTCCTGGTGGGGGTGGCCTACGCCTGGCGGGAGGGCGCGCTGCGATGGGCGTGACGGCCCGACTGGCGAGATTCGCCGCCCGCCGGCCGCGTGTCCACCTCGTGACGGCGCTCGGCGGAACGCCGGCGCGCCTGAGCACCGAGGTCGTGCTGCGGCGACGCGGTTGGCCGATCGTCGCGTCGCCGACGGCCGCCGGGTTGCTGGTCGTGTGCGGCGAACCGGATGCCGTCGTGGAACGGGCGTGCGCGACCGTCTGGGACGACCTCCCGAGCCCGCGCGGCCGGGCCGTGATCCCTCCGGACGCGCCCTCGGAACGGATCACGACCCTTCTCGACGAGGCGGCGATGACCCTCGGGGACGCCGACCTCCAACGGGTGGACGCGCTCGATCACCCCATGACACCGTTCGAACCGGCGATGGCGGACCGCGGTCCCGATCGGGACGGGTTGAGGCTCGATCGGCTTCATGTGCCGCTCGGGCCGGTCCTCGCCCATTGGCCGGCGGGGCTCGTGGTGCGCACGACGTTGCAGGGCGATGTGATCGAGGAGGCCGAGATCCCCTCACGCCTCCCGACGGGCACGGACGGGGGATCGTTCTGGGACGAGCCTTGGCGGAGGAGCGCCGCGGGGGAGACGGTCTCGCGGGGCGCGGCGGAGCGTCGGAGGGCCGCGGCTCACCTGGACGGCCTCGCCCGGTTCCTCTCCCTGGCGGGCTGGGAGGCGGCGGCAGGGCCGGCCCGCCGGCTGCGCGACGGGCTGCTGGCGGAGGCTCCCGCCGGCGAGGTCGGCCCCCGGATCCGGCGGCTGTGCCGGAGGGTCGGACGGTCGCGGGTGCTCTCCTGGATGACGCGCGGGCTCGGGGTCATCGATGAGGAGCCGGTCGCCCGGTACGGGCTCGTCGGGCCTGCGGCGCGTCATCCCGGTGACGTGGCGGCGCGGATCCACGGGTGGCTGGAGGAGATCGAGGCCGCCGTCGCGCGGCTGGACGACGAAGAGGCCCTGGACGACCTCGAGGGACCGCGTGGTCCGGTGGATCAACGGCCCAGCGCGGGCCTGGTCGAGGTTCTGCCGGCCGTGGTGACGGGCGCGGAGTTGGCCGGGGCTCGGCTGATCGTGGCGAGCCTGGATCCCGACCTCGACCAGCTCGCCGTGGAGGTGGCCCGTGTCTGAGGCGACGCCGGTGTGGGCCGTCGCGGCGCTGCCCGTGGCCTTGGGCCTGTTGACGTTGGGGGCGGCGGCGTTCGACGGCGTCCTGGCGGGGAGACGGGCGGGTCACGCCGGCGTGGCGGGCGCCGCCGTCGGCCCGTTACGGGAGGCCGCGCGGCTGCTCGTGCAGTCCCGGCGCACGACGCTCGCCTCCGATGGGCTGCTGCTGAGGGCCGGTGCCGTGAGCCTGCCCGTCGCGGCGCTGCTGGCCGTGGTGGTCGTCCCGTTGGGGGACGTGGCGGTGGCCGACATGACGGTCGGCGTGGTCTGGTTCAACGCGATGGAGGTGGTGGCCTGGGCCTCGGTCTGGCTCGTGGGCTGGGGCCCGAACTCGGTGTACGGGCTGGTGGGCGGCTACCGGTTCATCGCGCAGGGCCTGGCGTACGAGCTGCCGCACATGTTCGCGCTCATCACGGTGGCGGTCGGGGCGGGTTCGCTCCAGGTGAGCGAGGTCGCCGATGCCCAGGCCGGGTCGTGGTTCGCGGTCTGGATGCCGGTGGCCTTCGTCGTCTATCTGATGTCGGTGCTCGCGATGGCGTTCTGGGGCCCGTTCGGCCAGGCGGTCGCCGACGACGTGGCCGGTGGGGCGGTCGCGGACCTGTCGGGCGTGGACCGGCTCGTCTTCCTCTCCGGAAGGTACGCGTTGTTGGTCGCCGGGGCCGCGTTCGCCGTTCCGGCGTTCCTCGGGGGAGGGGCCGGTCCGCTGTTGCCGGCGGGCGTCTGGGTGTCGGTCAAGGTCGTCGCGGTGTCGGGCGCGCTGGTGTGGGCGGGGCGGCGGCTGCCGCTGGTGCGGATGGATCGCTTCGCGCAGTTCGCCTGGGTGGTGCTGATCCCGGCCTCGCTGCTGCAGTTGCTCGTCGTGTCGATCGCGGTGCTGTGAGGGGGTGGACATGCAGGTGGTGGCGTTCTGGGTGCTCGCCGTCGGCGCGGTCGCGGGCGGTGTCGCGGTCTTCGTGGTCGACTCGATGGCGCGGGCGACGTTCGCGCTGCTGGTGTCGTTCCTGTGCGTCGGGGGCACGCTGTCGCTGATCGAGCTGCAGTACCTCGGCGTGCTGGTCGTGCTGATGATGATCATGGAAATGCTGATCATGGCGGTGTTCATGATCATGTACATGATGAACCCGGCCGGGCTGATGCCGATGACCATGGTCCACAACCCCCGGGGCGCGGCGGCGGTCGCCGGGTCGGTGTTCGCCGGGCTGGCGGCGGGCGTGTTCCTGACGCCTTGGCCGGACCGCCGGGGAACGCCGCCGCCGGATCCGACCCGGGCCCTCGGCGAGGCGATCATGGGCCCGAAGATGCTCGTGATGATGGTGATCGGCGTCGCCATCCTGGCCACGATGATCGCCTCCGTGGTCCTCGCGACCCATCGCGGCCGATATGACCGCCATGGCGACGAGTTGCGCGAGAGGCGGCCCGCCGATCCGGGTGGGGGCGGGGCATGAGCCTGGAGGCGTTCCTGCTGTCGGCCTCGGCGTTGTTCGCGGTCGGGCTGTACGGCGCGTTGTCGCAGCAGTCGATCGTGATGCTGATGATGGGCCTGGAGCTGATGGTCAACGGCATCGTGGTGGCGGGGGCGGCGTTCTGGTTCCACGTGTCGCCCACGGAGCCCGACGGGCAGGTGGTGGTCCTCGTGGCGATCACCGTGATGGCGCTGGAGATGGCCATGGGGTTCGCCGTCGTGACCGCGTTGTTCCGGGCCCGCGACGTCGACGTCACCGACGACGCGGGGGACCTCAGAGGATGAGCGTTCTCGGATGGGCGCTGCCCTTCGTCCCCGCTGTGGCGGGCGGAGTGCTCGCCGTCTGCGGACGGCGGGCCGATCGGTTCGCACCGGGCGTCGCCCTTCTCGTGGCCTGCGTGACGTTGGGCCTGGCGATCGCGGCCGCGGTGACGCGTCCGGTGGTGCGGGCTCCCATGTTCGAGGGGCTTCCGGTCGGCATGGCGGTCGACGGGCCGTCGGCCGTCATGGTCGTGACCGTCGCGGGCGCGGCGCTCGCCGTTCTGGTCTTCGCCGCCGGTGAGCCGGCGGTCGGCGAGGCGAGGGCGCGGTTCTTCGGGCTGATGCTGGTGTTCGTCGGCGCGATGCTCGTCACCGTCACCGCGACCGATCTGGCGTTGCTGCTCATGGCGTGGGAGGTCATGGGCGCGATGTCGTACGCGCTCATCGGCTTCTGGTGGCACGAGCCCGAACGGGTGCGTTCGGCGAACATCGCGTTCCTGACCACCAGGGCCGGCGACATGGGCCTGTACGTCGCGGCGGGGGCGGCGCTGGCGGGGAGCGGGACGCTCACCCTCGCCCGGCTCACGGAGGGACGTGACCCGTGGGTCGATCTGGTCGCGGCGGGCGTCGTCGCGGCGGCGCTGGGCAAGTCGGCGCAGCTTCCGTTCTCGTTCTGGCTGTCGCGGGCCATGGCCGGTCCGAGTCCGGTGTCGGCGCTGCTGCACTCGGCCACGATGGTCGCCGCCGGGGCCTACCTGCTGCTGCGGCTGGAGCCGTTGCTCGCCGCGACGGGGTGGGCGGCACCGCTGGTGGCCTGGGTCGGCGCGGCCACGGCGTCGCTGCTCGGCGCGGTGGCCCTCGCCCAGACGGATCTCAAGCAGTTGCTGGCGGCCTCGACCTGCGCCCAGATCGGGTTCATGGTCATGGCCGCCGGGGTCGGAGCGGTGGCCGGCGGGACCGCGCATCTCGTGGCGCACGCCGCCGTCAAGAGCCTCCTGTTCCTCGGAGCCGGCGCGTGGCTGACCGCGCTGGGCACCAAGGACCTGTCCGAACTGCACGGCGCGGCCCGCCGCCACCGGCTCGTGGGGATCACGTTCGCGGTGGGCGCGCTGGCCTTGGCGGGCGTGCCGCCGCTGTCGTTGTGGATCACCAAGGACACGGTGCTGACGGCGGCGGCCGAGGAGTCCACGGCCCTGTACGTCGTCGGCCTGGCGGCGGCGGTCGTCGCGGCGGCCTACGCGGTCAAGGCCCTGGCGGCGGTCGTCCGTCCCGCCGACGCGGCGACCGCGTTCGACACCGAGCAGACGGGGACCCGTCGGGTCGGCCCGCTGGAGAACGCGCCGCTGCCCCTCCTCGCGGTGGTCGCGGCGGGGTTCGGGCTCGTGGGGATCCCCGCCGTCTGGGACGCCTGGAACCGACTCGTCGGCGGCCCGGCCGAGCACGCGCCCGCACCGGTCGCCCTCGCCGTCTCCGGTGGAGCGGCCCTCGCGGCCGCGTACGCGGCGGCCCGGCTCGGACCCCGCGTCCCGCGTCCCTCGGTGTCGGCCGACTGGCTCCACTTGGAAAGGGCCGTCGACCTCATCCTCACGCGGCCGGTCCTCGCCCTCGCCGACGCCCTCGCGCGATTCGACGACAAGGTCGTCGACGGTGCCGTCCGTTCCACCGCCACGGCCGGGAGGCGACTGGCGGCCGTCGTCGATCGCGGTGTGGAGGTCCCCGTGGACGGGATCGTTCGCGGGATCGGGCGCGGTGTCGGGCACGTCGGCGATCTGGCGCGCCGACCGCAGACCGGACAGGTCCACACCTATTACGCCCAGGCCGCCGTGCTGTTGATGGTGCTGGCCGTCATCCTCCTCCTGGTCCGGTGACCGTGCTCTCCACAGCGATCTTCCTGCCGTCGCTCGTCGCGCTCGTGCTCGCCGTCCTGCCCCGGGCGACCGATCGGCTGGTCGCCCGGACGTGGATCGCCGCCTGCGCGGTCGACCTCGCGCTCCTCCTGACGTTGTGGGCGGGATACGACCGGGGCCTGGACCACGAGACGAACCTGACGTGGATCCCCTCGGTCGGCGCGGGCTACCACGTGGGCGTGGACGGGCTGTCGCTGCCGCTGCTGGCGCTGACGGGAGTGCTGTTCCTGGCCTGCGCCGTCTCTTCGCTGCGGCGAACGCGTCGGCTCCGGGCGTTCGCCGCCCTGTTCCTGGCCCTGCAGACCGTGTGCCTGGGGTTGTTCGCGGCGCTCGACCTGCTGCTGTTCTTCGTGTTCTTCGACCTGTCGATCGTCGGGATGTACTTCGTCATCGCCGGCTGGGGTCACGGCGACAACGTGCGGTCGGCGCTGAAGTTCTTCCTCTACACCTTCCTGGGGTCGTTGGCGCTGCTGCTCGGGTTCATCGCCCTGTACCTGGGGGCCGAACCGCACACCTTCGACATGGTGGAGCTGACCCGCACACCGCCGCTGGCGGACTCTCCCGGCCCGGCCGCCCTGGCGCTGCTCGCGATCGGGATCGGTCTGGCGATCAAGACGCCCGTCGTTCCCGTGCACACCTGGCTGCCGCCGGCGCACACCGACGCGCCGGCCGCCGGCTCCGCCGTCCTCGCCGGGATCCTGCTGAAGATGGGCGCGTACGGGCTGGTGCGCATCGCCATGCCCATGCTCCCGGAGGCGTGGCGGAGGTACGCGTGGCTGATCATCGGGATCGGTCTGGTCAGCGTCCTGTACGGCGCGCTGGTCGCCCTGGCACAGGAGAACGTCAAACGCCTCATCGCCTATACCTCCGTCAGCCACATGGGCTACATCGTGCTCGCCCTCGGCGCGGCCGGGGCGGTCGCGGGGGACGCCGCCGCGCATCGGCTGGCGGTGACGGGCGCCGTCACCCAGATGGTCAGCCACGGATTGATCACCGGCGCGCTGTTCCTGCTCTCGGGCGTCCTCTACGACCGCGGCCACGACTACGCGATGGGACGGTACGGGGGCCTCGCGGGGAGGGCACCGGTCTTCGCCGGGCTGATGACGGTCGCGGCGTTCGCGTCCCTGGGCCTCCCGGGGCTGTCGGGGTTCATCGCGGAGTTCCAGATCTTCACCGGCGCCATCGGCGGCGGGACCACCTGGGCGGCCGTCGCGGGAGCCGTGGCGGTCCTCGGCGTCCTCATCACGGCCGGGCTGTTCCTGCGCCTGCTGCACCGGACGCTGCTCGGCGCGCCGGGCCCGCTCACCGGCCGGATGACCGACACCCGGGCCCACGAGGTCCTCGCGGTCGCGCCCCTCCTGCTGCTGTCGCTGGTCATCGGGGTCGCGCCGAGGTTCCTGCTCGACCTGATCGAGCCCGCGTCCGCCGCCGTCGTGTCCCTGGTGGCGCGATGACCATGATGAACGAGAACCCGGCCGACCTGCTGCCGGAGCTGCTCCTGTTGGGCGCGGCCGTGCTCGGGCTCCTGGCCGGCCTGTTCCTGCCCCGCCGACGGCAGTGGGCCGTCGCGGTCCTGTGCGCCGTCGGACCGATCGCCGGCCTGGTCGCGGCGGCCCTGCCCGTCGGCGACGCGGACCTGACGACGTTCGACGCGTTCGCGATCGACCCGATCACCCATGCCGTGCGGCTCACCGTCCTGGGCGCGACCCTGCTGGTGCTGGCCCTGGCGGCGGGCCCGATGCGCGGGAACGCCCGCGAGACCGAGGCGTACGTGCTGATCCTGCTGGCCTCGCTCGGGACGATCGCGATGGCCGCCGCCTCCGACCTGCTGGTGTTCGTCGCCGCCTACCTCCTGGCGAGCATCCCCGCGTACGCCCTCGCGGGGTTCGCCAAGGACGCCCGAGGGACCGAGGCGTCCATGAAGTACTTCCTGATGGGCGCGCTGCTCGGCATCGTGATGCTGGCCGGCGTCACGCTGCTGTACGGGGTCGGCGGCGGCACCTCGTACGAGACCCTCCGGGAGGGATTGGGGGAGGCTCCCGGCGGGGTCGTCGCGGTCGGCGTGGTGGCGTTGTTCGCCGGGGTGTCGTTCAAGGCGGGTGCCGTTCCCGCGCACCACTGGGTGCCGGACGTCACCGAGGGAGCCCCGCCGGTCGTGGCCGCGTTCGTCACCACCGTCCCGAAGGTCGGCGCGCTGGCGGCGGCGTTCCGGATCGCGCAGGAGGTCCTCGCCGGCACCGCCGTCGACTGGCGGCTGCTCGTCGCCGTGGTCGCGGCGGGCACCATGACGCTGGGCAACCTCGCGGCCTTCGCTCAGACCAACGTGCGGCGGCTGCTGGCGTACTCGACGATCAGCCAGGCCGGCTACCTGCTCGTCCCGGTGGCCGTGGCGGGTCGCACCGACCTCGCCGAGCCCGCGCTGCTGTTCTACCTGGCCGCCTACGCGGTCACCAACGTCGGGGCCTTCGCCGTGGTCGTGGCGTGGGGCGGTGACGAGCTGTCCGACCACGCCGGGCTGGTACGGCGCTCGCCCGCACTGGCGCTCTCCTTGGCCGTGTGCCTGCTCGGCCTCATCGGGACGCCGCCGACCGCGGTGTTCGTCGGCAAGGTGCTGGCCTTCGCCGCCGCGATCGACGGCGCGTACACCTGGCTCGCCGTCGTCGCGGCGGTCAACACGGTCGCCAGCGTCTTCTACTACCTGCGCTGGATCGCCCCGGTCTTCGGTCGGGCCCCCGCGGAACGCCGTCCGATCGCCGGGGAGACCCTCGTGATCGCCTGCACGGCCGCCGTCCTCTCCGTGGTCCTGGGGATCGGCAGCGGTGTCGCGTTCACTCTGGGATGACGAGGATCGTCACGCGTCCGCCAGTCTGCGGGCGGGCAGCGGACCCGTGGGCAGGGCGCCGACGCCGGCGTCGCCCGCCCTCAGCAGCGCGAGGTAGCGGGACCTCGGGACGAGCCGTGCGCCCAGGAGCCTGGCGTGGTCGCCGTCCTGTTGCACGTCGACGGCGGTCCCGCCGGCCTCGGCGAACCGCCGCACCAGGTCGGCGACCGCCACCTTGCCGGCGCCGCTGCGCAGGGTGAACTGGGAGTCGGCGCTGAAGACCCTCCCGACCCGCACGCCGTACGTCCCGCCGATCAGCTCGTCGCCGTCCCACACCTCGACGCTGTGCGCGTGCCCGGCCTCGTGCAGCCGGCGCATCGAGGCGCACAGCGCGTCGGTCATCCACCGCGGGTCACGGTCGGCGCGGCAGTGCTCGAGCACCCGGTCGAAGCACGCGTCGACCGTGGTGCGCCAGTCGACCCTGTTGCGCAGGTGCTGCCGCAGGCTCCGCTGCGCCCGGGCCCGATCGACGAGGATGACCGGCCGGGGATCGGGCGAGCACCAGGCGACCGCGTAGGGATCGCGATCGCCCGCCCCGTCGAGCACCCGGATCCGCCCGGCGGCGACGTCCGCCCGGTAGGCCCTCCGACGGAGGGCTCGCCGCTCGGCGGTCGCGGTCGGGAAGGGGTACAGCCCATGCCGGTACGCGTCGAGGAGGCACTCGGGGCCCAGATCGTCATGGAAGGCGACCGGCCCGTCGGAGGGGGCCCGGGCCAGGTCGAGCGAACTCCAGATCGACATGCCGCCGGGACCCCGCCTCACCCCGCGTCGCCCCCGGCCCGTCGTGCGCGGACCGCCTCGGCGACCCTCGTCGCCGCCCGCTGCGGATCCTCGTGCTCCCAGACGCGGATGACGAGCCAGTCGGCCTCCGCGAGCAGCCGGTCGGTCTCGGTGTCCCGTCGGCGGTTGACCTCGACCTTCTCGGCCCAGTAGTCGGCGTTGGTGCGGGCCTTCGTGTGGTGCTCCGGGCAGCCGTGCCAGAAGCAGCCGTCGAGGAAGACCGCGACCCGCGCCCTCGTGAACGCCAGGTCGGCGGTGCGGCGGACGCTCCGCAGCGGCCGGAACGACACCCGGTAGCGCAGGCCGAGCGCGTGCACCGCGCGTCGCAGGGCGAGCTCGGGTTTGGTGTCCCGGCCCTTGTTCGCCCGCATGCTCTTCCGGACGCCCTCGCTGGAGGCCCCCACCGGCCTGACGGCTGCCATGCCCCCACATTAGGGACACTCGGTCGCCCTCGCGGCGGCAACGCCCGAAAAGGCGCCCACGGTCCGTTCGGAACCGACTCCGGGGTAGGATGAGCCGCCATGACCGCCCGCCCCAACAGCACCATCAATGTCATCGATCTGTTCGCTGGCTGCGGCGGTTTCACCCAGGGATTCCGGGAGTTCAGAGCCGCCCCGCACGCCTCCGCGTCGCCCTTTCGCACGGTCGGGGCCGTGGAGCTGGACATGGCCGCCGCGTCGACGTACGCGGTGAACTTCGCGGACGAGATCGGGGATTGCGGGCGCATCTTCGCCGGCCCGGAGAACGGCGACATCACCCGCTGGAATCCGGCCGTGCTCGACGTGGACGTCGACGTCATCCTCGGCGGCCCGCCCTGTCAGGGATTCTCCGGCCTGGGCAAGGAGGACCGGGACGACCCGCGCAACAAGCTCTGGCGCGAATATCTGCGCGTCGTCAACGCGCTCCGCCCCAAGGTCTTCGTGATGGAGAACGTGGACAGGTTCTTCGGGTCACCGGAGTTCCAGGAGCTCCGCCGCACCCTGAAAGAGGAGTCGGAACGCCCCGACGGACAACTCCGCGATTACCATTTGGAGTCCGGGGTCCTCAATTCCGCCGATTACGGCGTCCCCCAGGCACGCCGCCGGACGATCATCCTGGCGACGCGACGGGACCTGATCGACCTGCATCCCGACGGGACCCCGCTGACCCACCCGAGGCCCACCCACCGCAAGCAGGAGAAGACCGTCGGGGGCGCCCTCGTCGACGCCGAGGACGTCTTCGCCCCGTGGGTCCCCGCCGGCACGGTGTTCGCGGAGACCCCGAGGCGGACCCGGACCACCGAGCTCCCCGAGGGCACCGCCGCCCCGCTGGGCCAGGAGCTGCCGGGGCCGTTCAGGACGATCGACCTGCACATCGGGCGGAACCCGACCGCCCTGTCCCTGGCCAGATACGCCGCGATCCCGCCCGGCGGCAACCGGCACGACCTGCCCCCGAGGCTCTCCACGGAGAACTGGCTCAACCACCGCAGCGGCTCCGGCGACGTCATGGGACGGTTGCACTGGGATCGGCCCTCGGTGACCATCAGGACCGAGTTCTACAAGCCGGAGAAGGGCCGGTACCTCCACCCGTTCGAGGACCGGCCCATCACCCACCTCGAGGCGGCCCTGCTCCAGGGCTTTCCGCCGGACTTCCGCTGGTGCGGGAGCAAGGTGCAGATCGCCCGCCAGATCGGCAACGCCGTACCCGTCGGTCTGTCGCGGGCCATCGCGCGTCAGGTGCACGCGTACTTCGCCGCGACCGGTCGACTGAGCCGGCCGGTCATGTCCGCGTCCGCCTGAGGCGCCCCGAGACCCCGGGACGTCCGGGTCGGCCGGCGCGGGCCGACCCGGACGTCGTGGGCCGTGGGATCAGGACAGGTCGAACCGGTCCAGGTTCATCACCTTGTCCCACGCCGCGACGAAGTCGTTCACGAACTTCTCCTTCGCGTCGTCACTCGCGTAGACCTCGGCGAGGGCGCGCAGCTCGGAGTTCGACCCGAAGACGAGGTCGGCTCGGGTGCCGGTCCACTTGACCGCGCCCGTGGCGGTGTCGCGCCCCTCGAACGTGGTCGCGTCCTCCGACGTCGCCTTCCACGTCGTGCCCAGGTCGAGCAGGTTGACGAAGAAGTCGTTGGTCAGCGACCCGGGGGTCGCGGTGAGGACGCCGTGCCGCGACTGCCCGTGGTTGGCCCCCAGGACGCGGAGACCGCCGACGAGGACCGTCAGCTCGGGGGCGCTCAGGGTCAGCAGATTGGCCCGGTCGATGAGCAGGTACTCGGCCGGCAGCCGGTTGTCCTTTCCGAGGTGGTTGCGGAACCCGTCGGCGGTCGGCTCGAGCGCCGCGAACGACTCCACGTCGGTCTGCTCCTGCGACGCGTCGACCCGGCCCGGCGTGAAGGGCACCTCGACGTCGAAACCGGCGGCCTCGGCCGCCCGCTCCACCGCCGCTCCACCGGCGAGCACGATCAGGTCGGCGAGGGAGACCTGCTTGCGGCCGGTCTGGGAGGCGTTGAACGCCTTCTGGATCCCCTCCAGCGTGGTCAGCACCGTCGCCAACCGGTCGGGCTCGTTGACCTCCCAGTCGTTCTGCGGCGCGAGCCGGATGCGCGCGCCGTTGGCACCGCCGCGCTTGTCGCTGCCGCGGAAGGACGAGGCGGACGCCCACGCGGTCGCCACGAGCTGCGGCACCGACAGGCCCGAGGCGAGGACCTGGGCCTTGAGGGACGCGACGTCGTCGGCGTCGATCGGCTCGTGCGTCGCCTCGGGGAGGGGGTCCTGCCACAGCAGCGTCTCGGTCGGGACCTCCGGGCCGAGGTAGCGCACGACCGGACCCATGTCGCGGTGGGTGAGCTTGAACCACGCGCGGGCGAAGGCGTCCGCGAACTCGTCGGGGTGCTCCAGCCAGCGTCGGGTGATCTGCTCATAGATCGGGTCCACGCGCAGGGCGAGGTCGGTCGTCAGCATCGTGGGGGCATGGCTCTTCGAAGGGTCGTGGGCGTCGGGGACGGTGCCCGCGCCGCCGCCGTCCTTCGGCCTCCACTGGTGCGCCCCCGCGGGGCTCTCGAACAGCTCCCACTCGTAGCCGTAAAGGATCTCCAGGAAGCTGTTGTCCCACGTCACCGGGGTGTTCGTCCACGTGCCCTCGAGGCCGCTGGTGAT
The DNA window shown above is from Thermomonospora umbrina and carries:
- a CDS encoding type I phosphomannose isomerase catalytic subunit, whose product is MDWYPLRLTTPVMPHVFGGHAIAERLGRTGLPPGRVAETWEVSDVDGQAAEVNEGPLAGRSLRSLVAEHPEEMMGRGWRGARFPVLTKFIDATRALPVHLHADDETARRLEDQPNGKTEAWHILDARPGATALAGVKPGVDADALREALSRGDFDTVMRRLPVRAGQTIYVPGGTLHRFGPGTLVYEIEQTSNIQQHAMRWRMEDGAELDPDEWRRNIDMLIEEWRPEPRPDFQPGLALRAGDDVQRVICCASPYFALERWRVAAGTTARHALPTATILSNVGGPVRFHAQGWSDILEPARTLLLPAALGEVEFTGPADVMLGYLPDLRSDVLDPLAAAGYGPDVIAALGDTVPR
- a CDS encoding SDR family oxidoreductase; the protein is MNQPAQQQRPPGVQSAMTPRPDCGEDSYRGSGRLTGKATVITGGDSGIGRAAAIAYAREGADVLISYLSEDDDARDTARLVEDAGRKAVLVRGDLSEPAHCREVIAEAVGAFGRIDVLVSNAAYQMTRDSLEEIPDEEWDYTFATNISALFHLCKAALPHMKAGGSIIATTSINSDMPPPKLLPYDCTKAAIANFVGALAQLLGPRGIRVNSVAPGPIWTPLIPATMPPEQVKSFGSETPLGRAGQPAELAPVYVMLAGDEGSYVSGARIPVTGGNPIL
- a CDS encoding NADH-quinone oxidoreductase subunit A, with protein sequence MQPYTATLAVVGLGAAVIAGAYAFARLAAFPGPVGAGPFLSGARPDEHAVSRYHVRWYALTMVFLAFDMEMIFMFPWALVVAEVGTEAVVEMFVFLGLLLVGVAYAWREGALRWA
- a CDS encoding NADH-quinone oxidoreductase subunit H, coding for MSEATPVWAVAALPVALGLLTLGAAAFDGVLAGRRAGHAGVAGAAVGPLREAARLLVQSRRTTLASDGLLLRAGAVSLPVAALLAVVVVPLGDVAVADMTVGVVWFNAMEVVAWASVWLVGWGPNSVYGLVGGYRFIAQGLAYELPHMFALITVAVGAGSLQVSEVADAQAGSWFAVWMPVAFVVYLMSVLAMAFWGPFGQAVADDVAGGAVADLSGVDRLVFLSGRYALLVAGAAFAVPAFLGGGAGPLLPAGVWVSVKVVAVSGALVWAGRRLPLVRMDRFAQFAWVVLIPASLLQLLVVSIAVL
- a CDS encoding NADH-quinone oxidoreductase subunit J, which codes for MQVVAFWVLAVGAVAGGVAVFVVDSMARATFALLVSFLCVGGTLSLIELQYLGVLVVLMMIMEMLIMAVFMIMYMMNPAGLMPMTMVHNPRGAAAVAGSVFAGLAAGVFLTPWPDRRGTPPPDPTRALGEAIMGPKMLVMMVIGVAILATMIASVVLATHRGRYDRHGDELRERRPADPGGGGA
- the nuoK gene encoding NADH-quinone oxidoreductase subunit NuoK, which translates into the protein MSLEAFLLSASALFAVGLYGALSQQSIVMLMMGLELMVNGIVVAGAAFWFHVSPTEPDGQVVVLVAITVMALEMAMGFAVVTALFRARDVDVTDDAGDLRG
- a CDS encoding NADH-quinone oxidoreductase subunit L, encoding MSVLGWALPFVPAVAGGVLAVCGRRADRFAPGVALLVACVTLGLAIAAAVTRPVVRAPMFEGLPVGMAVDGPSAVMVVTVAGAALAVLVFAAGEPAVGEARARFFGLMLVFVGAMLVTVTATDLALLLMAWEVMGAMSYALIGFWWHEPERVRSANIAFLTTRAGDMGLYVAAGAALAGSGTLTLARLTEGRDPWVDLVAAGVVAAALGKSAQLPFSFWLSRAMAGPSPVSALLHSATMVAAGAYLLLRLEPLLAATGWAAPLVAWVGAATASLLGAVALAQTDLKQLLAASTCAQIGFMVMAAGVGAVAGGTAHLVAHAAVKSLLFLGAGAWLTALGTKDLSELHGAARRHRLVGITFAVGALALAGVPPLSLWITKDTVLTAAAEESTALYVVGLAAAVVAAAYAVKALAAVVRPADAATAFDTEQTGTRRVGPLENAPLPLLAVVAAGFGLVGIPAVWDAWNRLVGGPAEHAPAPVALAVSGGAALAAAYAAARLGPRVPRPSVSADWLHLERAVDLILTRPVLALADALARFDDKVVDGAVRSTATAGRRLAAVVDRGVEVPVDGIVRGIGRGVGHVGDLARRPQTGQVHTYYAQAAVLLMVLAVILLLVR